The following proteins are encoded in a genomic region of Hirundo rustica isolate bHirRus1 chromosome 3, bHirRus1.pri.v3, whole genome shotgun sequence:
- the SNX3 gene encoding sorting nexin-3 isoform X2 produces the protein MAETIADTRRLISKPQNLNDAYGPPSNFLEIDVGNPQTVGVGRGRFTTYEIRVKTNLPIFKLKESTVRRRYSDFEWLRNELERESKGCRPPTGTERALSSHVLTR, from the exons ATGGCCGAGACGATCGCGGACACCCGGCGGCTGATCAGCAAGCCGCAGAACCTCAACGACGCCTACGGGCCGCCCAGCAACTTCCTGGAGATCGACGTGGGCAACCCGCAGACGGTGGGGGTGGGCCGCGGCCGCTTCACCACCTACGAGATCCGCGTCAAG ACAAATCTACCTatcttcaaactgaaagaatcTACAGTTAGAAGAAGATATAGTGACTTTGAATGGCTAAGAAATGAACTagaaagagaaagcaag ggtTGCAGGCCACCCACTGGCACAGAACGAGCGTTGTCTTCACATGTTCTTACAAGATGA
- the SNX3 gene encoding sorting nexin-3 isoform X1 produces MAETIADTRRLISKPQNLNDAYGPPSNFLEIDVGNPQTVGVGRGRFTTYEIRVKTNLPIFKLKESTVRRRYSDFEWLRNELERESKVVVPPLPGKALLRQLPFRGDDGIFDDSFIEERKQALEQFINKVAGHPLAQNERCLHMFLQDEVIDKNYTPSKIRHT; encoded by the exons ATGGCCGAGACGATCGCGGACACCCGGCGGCTGATCAGCAAGCCGCAGAACCTCAACGACGCCTACGGGCCGCCCAGCAACTTCCTGGAGATCGACGTGGGCAACCCGCAGACGGTGGGGGTGGGCCGCGGCCGCTTCACCACCTACGAGATCCGCGTCAAG ACAAATCTACCTatcttcaaactgaaagaatcTACAGTTAGAAGAAGATATAGTGACTTTGAATGGCTAAGAAATGAACTagaaagagaaagcaag GTTGTGGTACCACCTCTACCCGGAAAAGCTCTTCTCCGCCAGCTCCCCTTCCGAGGAGATGATGGTATATTTGATGATTCCTTTATAGAGGAAAGGAAGCAGGCTCTTGAACAATTCATAAACAA ggtTGCAGGCCACCCACTGGCACAGAACGAGCGTTGTCTTCACATGTTCTTACAAGATGAAGTAATAGATAAAAACTACACACCATCCAAAATAAGACAtacttga